A region from the Takifugu rubripes chromosome 22, fTakRub1.2, whole genome shotgun sequence genome encodes:
- the oc90 gene encoding otoconin-90 isoform X2 produces the protein MLTSPDLTMVLVLVLVLSLAHAPSAAAASCSRSHDVDHMTECVGQRFSWLHAVFHDLPSLLNFAAKLRCSSGLCPRDLDDYGCTCTHLVAGAPVDPLDSCCQTHRRCYGDAAPCRQTPPPPPRLHGCSALDARCDEGGWCQQRFCRCDRAAIQCLTNASYDSAFRGVAASSCLATQTGSGSGSIDAETDDANASASSHELLRVTTGVEPSTPGPATTSESPVGGAGDPIQPITSAPRSLATPSEEDDDDDDEELELETTALKAGQEQEAVKPTQEVPCVDDSSQQENTDDDDVAQKQTVPFCSLLESVGSSEVQQQSEAKECSDSFTIYGPDGRARRTASLGAMLRCLTGRCPHEYEMYGCYCGQEGGGRPVDQLDRCCFLHRCCWAQISSMGCRSDRKLNALISCDNRKPRCQGSSVCDQLQCACDRTTAECMAAAPFDHRLGSRQCGGPAPSCRRAGGPPGPRLPPRASEEAAADHGSDEGSDQQDPEPPTGSSLGSELLPDVELGGRPVVGAEEEEEEEEEEDSGK, from the exons ATGCTAACCAGCCCAGATCTGAcgatggttctggttctggttctggttctgtctctTGCTCACG ctccgAGCGCCGCCGCGGCGTCCTGCTCCAGGTCACATGACGTGGACCACATGACCG AGTGCGTCGGCCAGCGCTTCTCCTGGCTGCACGCCGTCTTCCACGATCTGCCGTCGCTGCTGAACTTTGCGGCGAAGCTTCGCTGCTCGTCGGGTCTTTGTCCTCGAGACCTGGACGACTACGGCTGCACCTGCACGCACCTGGTGGCCGGGGCCCCCGTGGATCCTCTGGACAG CTGCTGCCAGACGCACCGGCGTTGCTACGGCGACGCCGCCCCCTGCAGgcagacgccgccgccgccgccgcgcctcCACGGCTGCTCCGCCCTCGACGCCCGCTGCG ACGAGGGCGGCTGGTGCCAGCAGAGGTTCTGCCGCTGCGACCGGGCCGCCATCCAGTGCCTGACCAACGCCTCCTATGACTCCGCCTTTAGGGGCGTCGCCGCCTCGTCCTGCCTcgccacacagacaggaagtggttcag GTTCCATTGATGCAGAGACGGACGATGCTAACGCTTCGGCCAGCAGCCACG AGCTGCTCAGAGTGACCACGGGAGTCGAACCATCAACTCCAGGACCTGCGACCACCAGTGAGTCGCCtgtaggaggagcaggagacccCATCCAGCCGATCACCTCTGCACCCAGGAGCTTAGCCACGCCCTCTGAAgaggacgatgatgacgatgatgaagagctTG AACTCGAGACGACGGCGCTCAAAgctggacaggaacaggaagctgtgaaacCAACACAGGAAGTTCCGTGCGTGGACGACAGCtcgcagcaggaaaacacagacG ATGACGATGTGGCTCAGAAGCAGACGGTTCCGTTCTGCTCGCTGCTCGAGTCTGTCGGGTCATCGGAGGTCCAGCAGCAGTCGGAGGCTAAAG AATGCAGCGACTCGTTCACGATCTACGGCCCCGACGGGCGAGCGCGGCGGACGGCGTCCCTGGGTGCGATGCTGCGCTGCCTGACGGGACGATGTCCCCACGAGTACGAGATGTACGGCTGCTACTGCGGCCAGGAGGGCGGCGGGCGTCCCGTGGACCAGCTGGACAG GTGCTGCTTCCTccaccgctgctgctgggctCAGATCAGCTCGATGGGCTGCAGGTCCGACAGGAAGCTCAACGCTCTCATTTCCTGTGACAACAGGAAGCCGCGAT gtCAGGGCTCCTCGGTGTGTGACCAGCTGCAGTGTGCGTGTGATCGCACCACCGCCGAGTGTATGGCGGCGGCGCCCTTCGACCACAGGCTGGGGTCACGCCAGTGcggtggccccgccccctcctgccGCCGGGCCGGGGGGCCTCCCGGGCCCCGCCTCCCCCCTCGGGCCAGtgaggaggctgctgcagaTCATGGCAG TGATGAGGGTTCTGACCAGCAGGACCCAGAACCTCCAACTGGGTCGTCCCTGGgttctgagctgcttcctgatgTTGAGCTGGGGGGGCGGCCAGTGGTGGgcgctgaggaggaggaggaggaggaagaagaggaggattcTGGGAAGTGA
- the oc90 gene encoding otoconin-90 isoform X1 → MLTSPDLTMVLVLVLVLSLAHAPSAAAASCSRSHDVDHMTECVGQRFSWLHAVFHDLPSLLNFAAKLRCSSGLCPRDLDDYGCTCTHLVAGAPVDPLDSCCQTHRRCYGDAAPCRQTPPPPPRLHGCSALDARCDEGGWCQQRFCRCDRAAIQCLTNASYDSAFRGVAASSCLATQTGSGSEVNHTMSRLNDSDVTSSLAPPPPTTPLDGSIDAETDDANASASSHELLRVTTGVEPSTPGPATTSESPVGGAGDPIQPITSAPRSLATPSEEDDDDDDEELELETTALKAGQEQEAVKPTQEVPCVDDSSQQENTDDDDVAQKQTVPFCSLLESVGSSEVQQQSEAKECSDSFTIYGPDGRARRTASLGAMLRCLTGRCPHEYEMYGCYCGQEGGGRPVDQLDRCCFLHRCCWAQISSMGCRSDRKLNALISCDNRKPRCQGSSVCDQLQCACDRTTAECMAAAPFDHRLGSRQCGGPAPSCRRAGGPPGPRLPPRASEEAAADHGSDEGSDQQDPEPPTGSSLGSELLPDVELGGRPVVGAEEEEEEEEEEDSGK, encoded by the exons ATGCTAACCAGCCCAGATCTGAcgatggttctggttctggttctggttctgtctctTGCTCACG ctccgAGCGCCGCCGCGGCGTCCTGCTCCAGGTCACATGACGTGGACCACATGACCG AGTGCGTCGGCCAGCGCTTCTCCTGGCTGCACGCCGTCTTCCACGATCTGCCGTCGCTGCTGAACTTTGCGGCGAAGCTTCGCTGCTCGTCGGGTCTTTGTCCTCGAGACCTGGACGACTACGGCTGCACCTGCACGCACCTGGTGGCCGGGGCCCCCGTGGATCCTCTGGACAG CTGCTGCCAGACGCACCGGCGTTGCTACGGCGACGCCGCCCCCTGCAGgcagacgccgccgccgccgccgcgcctcCACGGCTGCTCCGCCCTCGACGCCCGCTGCG ACGAGGGCGGCTGGTGCCAGCAGAGGTTCTGCCGCTGCGACCGGGCCGCCATCCAGTGCCTGACCAACGCCTCCTATGACTCCGCCTTTAGGGGCGTCGCCGCCTCGTCCTGCCTcgccacacagacaggaagtggttcag AGGTGAATCACACGATGAGCAGACTGAATGACAGCGACGTCACATCATCactggctccgcccccacccACAACGCCATTAGATG GTTCCATTGATGCAGAGACGGACGATGCTAACGCTTCGGCCAGCAGCCACG AGCTGCTCAGAGTGACCACGGGAGTCGAACCATCAACTCCAGGACCTGCGACCACCAGTGAGTCGCCtgtaggaggagcaggagacccCATCCAGCCGATCACCTCTGCACCCAGGAGCTTAGCCACGCCCTCTGAAgaggacgatgatgacgatgatgaagagctTG AACTCGAGACGACGGCGCTCAAAgctggacaggaacaggaagctgtgaaacCAACACAGGAAGTTCCGTGCGTGGACGACAGCtcgcagcaggaaaacacagacG ATGACGATGTGGCTCAGAAGCAGACGGTTCCGTTCTGCTCGCTGCTCGAGTCTGTCGGGTCATCGGAGGTCCAGCAGCAGTCGGAGGCTAAAG AATGCAGCGACTCGTTCACGATCTACGGCCCCGACGGGCGAGCGCGGCGGACGGCGTCCCTGGGTGCGATGCTGCGCTGCCTGACGGGACGATGTCCCCACGAGTACGAGATGTACGGCTGCTACTGCGGCCAGGAGGGCGGCGGGCGTCCCGTGGACCAGCTGGACAG GTGCTGCTTCCTccaccgctgctgctgggctCAGATCAGCTCGATGGGCTGCAGGTCCGACAGGAAGCTCAACGCTCTCATTTCCTGTGACAACAGGAAGCCGCGAT gtCAGGGCTCCTCGGTGTGTGACCAGCTGCAGTGTGCGTGTGATCGCACCACCGCCGAGTGTATGGCGGCGGCGCCCTTCGACCACAGGCTGGGGTCACGCCAGTGcggtggccccgccccctcctgccGCCGGGCCGGGGGGCCTCCCGGGCCCCGCCTCCCCCCTCGGGCCAGtgaggaggctgctgcagaTCATGGCAG TGATGAGGGTTCTGACCAGCAGGACCCAGAACCTCCAACTGGGTCGTCCCTGGgttctgagctgcttcctgatgTTGAGCTGGGGGGGCGGCCAGTGGTGGgcgctgaggaggaggaggaggaggaagaagaggaggattcTGGGAAGTGA